The Paraflavitalea devenefica genomic interval GAGCGATTGCTTACATAAAAACAGCTATGTGGATGAAGCAACTGGAACAGTACATGGGCCAGCCGCAATTCGATAGCGCCATGCAGGCTTACTACCGGCAGTGGCAATTCAAACATCCTGCACCGGGCGATTTTCAGCAGGTGATGCAGCAGCATACCACGAAAGACCTCCGCGCCTGGTTCCGCCTGCTGGACACCACCGGCGCTTTGCCGGGTACCTATACAGGACCTAAAAAGATAAAACCGGCCTTCCTCTTTTCTATGAAGGACTATGACCGGGTAAACTACATCAACTGGTTACCGGCCCTTGGTTATAATAAGTATGATAAATTCATGGCAGGGCTGGTGCTGCACAACCTGGGCATACCTTCCCATAACCTCCAGTTTATTGCTATTCCTTTATATGCTACCAACAGCAAACAGTTCAATGGCATTGGCGCCATCAACTATACCTGGCGGCCCGCTCAGCGATTTAAAAAAATAGAGCTGGGCCTTAGCGGCGCCCGCTTTTCCACCAGGGAAGGTATAGACAGCAACGGGACCAAAGTATTTGAGGGTTTCTCCAAGATCGTTCCCTCCCTGCGGGTTACCTTCAAAAACCGCTCTCCGCTTTCTACCGTAGAGAAATGGATAGAATGGAAAACCTATTTCATCCGGGAAAAGCAGTTTGACTATCCCATGGACCAGGACGATTCCCTTTACTATCCCACGCCCAGCATAACCCAGAACCGTTACCTCAACCAGCTTACTTTTAGTATTGCCGATTACAGGAAGCTCTATCCCTATGATGCGCAGGTGCAGCTACAGCAGGGAGATGGTTTTTACCGGGCCAATGCCACCGGGCATTACTTTTTCAACTATGCCAAAGGGGGAGGCATGCAGGTGCGGCTATTTGCTGCCAAATTCGGTTACCTCGGCGCCAAAACGGGGGAAAAAGTGAGCCGCTCCTTTGTTTACCAGCCCAAACTCACAGCGGTGAGGGGAGAAGAAGATTACACCTATAGCAACTACTTCTTTGGCCGCTCAGAATTTGAAGGCTTCGCCAGTCAGCAGATCATGATGCGGGATGGCGGATTGAAATTGCGCACCGATCTCTTTGCAGGGTTACAGGGCCGGTCCGACAATTGGGTGGCTTCCATGAACTTTAATACCACCCTGCCCAATAACCTGTTGCCGGTAGAATTGCCGGTGCGTATATTCCTGGATGTGGGCACCTATGCCGACGCCTGGAAAAAGAATGCGGAGACCAGCCGTTTCCTCTATGTGGCGGGGTTGCAACTGTCGCTGTTCAAGGACCTGCTCAATGTATATGCGCCCATCCTGTACAGCAGCGAATTCAGGGACAACCTCAAAACCGCTCCTGAAGAGAACACCTTTGGCAAACGGCTTTCCTTCAGCATCGACATTCAGCGTTTCAACTTGCGGAAACTCATCTCGAAATGACATCCATCCAGCACCTCACACGCAACCAGGTAGACACCACGAAGTGGGACCAGTGTGTGCAGGCCGCTCCCAATGGATTATCTTCCCCACAGAGTCTTATCTTCCCCGCAGAGTCTCCCGAAGGGGACTCTGCGGAGAAAGTAAGGGGACGCTGCGGACTAAAACTTAAATCTTGAAATCAATCCAGCACCTCACACGCAACCAGGTAGACACCACGAAGTGGGACCAGTGTGTGCAGGCCGCTCCCAATGGATTGATCTATGCGTATGCCTTCTACCTCGATCACATGGCTGCCCACTGGGATGCCCTGGTATTAGGCGATTATGAAGCCGTAATGCCCCTGCCCTGGAAAAAGAAATGGGGCATTAAATATCTCTATTGGGTACCCTTTACGCAGCAAATGGGTGTTTTTTCGGTTAAAGAACCGGCTGCGCTGTTGGTGCCTCATTTCCTGCAGGCCATGCAAGGGCATTTTAAGTATGGGGAGGTATTTCTTAACTACGATAATACCGGGGTGGCATCGGCAGCGGTACATACCAACTTTATCCTGCCATTGCAGGCAGACTATGCAGTAATACGCAAGGGGTATAAAACTGATTTTATTAAGAAGAACCTGGATAAGATCAACACCTCGTCCCTGTATTATGAGCCCGTCCCGGAGCCGGCCACGGCGCTACAGGCGTACAGACAGGCTTACCAGGATAAAATAGGGGTGATCAAACCAGCGGAATACCAGCAGTTTGAACAACTGGCCCTCGTAGCCCAACAGCAGGGATGGCTCTTGCTCAGGGGCGTGAAAGGAAAGGATGGCCATTGGCTGGCTACCGCCCTGCTGCTGAGAAAAAATAACCGGCTGCACCTCTTGCTGTCAACCACCTTGCCCGAAGGGCGTAAGGTTTTTGCCAATCACTTTTTGATAGATCAGCTCATCAGGGAATTTGCCGGTAGCGGGATCATATTTGATTTCGAAGGTTCAGATATTCCGGGTATCGCCCACTTCTATAAAGGCTTTGGCAGCGTCAACCAGCCCTACTTTGTGTACCGGTTCAATGCATTGCCCTGGTGGATTGCCTTTCTGCTATCGAAGCAAACGAATAATTAATAATTAGTAATCAATAATCAACCCTCATTGCCTCTTAAATACCCATTTCCCTTTCTTCCAGTATCTTTTCTGCGATCAGTACATCAATGGGGTGGGTGATCTTGATATTGGTGGCTTCTCCTTCGATCAGGTGGATCTTCACGCCCAGCCGTTCCACCACGCTGGCCTCATCGGTAAAAGATTCTTCATATTCCTGCTCAAAAGCGGCTTTTACAATATCGCTGTAAAACGTTTGCGGTGTTTGGATGATCCGCACCTTGCTCCGGTCAATGAACTCATTGCCGTCGAACGTTTCAATGCGGATAGAGTCTACCGCGGTAATGGAGGGGATGGCATTGCCCCGTTCCTGCGCCATCTGGCAGCAGCGCCTGATAAGCTGGGGGGTGAGCAGGCAGCGTACGCCATCGTGTACAAATACGATCGAATGCTGGTGGATATGTGATAAGCCATTCCGGACGGAATGGAAGCGGGTTTCGCCGCCTACCGTCATCCAGATGCGGTCGGGAGCGTAGGTGGAGCGGAGGATATCCTGTCCGGTCTGTAAATGGGCTTCCGGCAGCACCAGGATGATCTCCAGGTCGGGAAAGGCGTCCAGGAAGGCGGTAAGGGTGTACCACAAAACCGGTTTTCCCTGCAGGGGTAAGAATTGTTTGGGCACCATCGTGCCCATGCGCATACCGGAGCCTCCGGCAACTATAACAGCGTATTTTTTCATGTAAGGGTTAGCGTCAACTATATAATGTACTGATAAAGAGTCTTAAAAAGGTTGAATTGCTGCAAGAGCATAAAAGTTTTGTGTTTCGCGTTCAGCGTTTCGTGTTGCTCCGCGCTACAGCCGGTTTGATAAAAGGCAACAGGTTGAACCTAAAGAACCCGAAACCCGAAATCCGAAACCCGGAATCACTCCCCTCCCAGCAGCTCCCTTTCAATCTCTTCCATTTGCACGATGTCCCAGGCTTCGCTCTCAGTAGGAGTGACATTCATCAATTCCAGGATGCCGGCTTTCTCCAGCGAATCTTCCACAGCAGGCTGTAACTCACAGATCACGAAGGAAGCGCCCTGCTCGTAAAAGGTTTGTTGTACTTTTAACAGGTATTCTCCCGCAGCATCATCCACCTCATGAATGTCTTTAACAATGAGGACTACATTTTTAACGTCATTTTGGAGGAAAGGAAGTAAACATTCATCCAATTCTGCTGTCATATTAGCAGATAGAACGGGTTCTGTGATCGTTATGGCATGGAATTTTTGCTTGGTATCAATTTTGACCTGCATACACACTTAATGTTTGTTAACAGCCGTTAATAAAGAGGCGGGAACATAAGTCAAAAATATTTGTTATTATTGTATAACACAACAAATTATAAAAATGGATAACAATTTTTCAGCCCAGGTAAAGGAGATCATATCGTTTAGCAGGGAGGAAGCTTTGCGGCTGGGGAATGATTTTATTGGTACTGAACATTTGTTGCTGGGGCTGATCCGTGAGGGAGAAAATACAGCAGTTCGTATATTGAAAAGCTTTAACGTGGATCTGTACGAATTACGCAAAGAGGTGGAACTCGCAGTAAAAGACAAGACCGGTAAAAACATCGCCAACATAAACAGCTTACCGTTGACTAAGCAGGCAGAGAAAGTGATCCGTGTCACGGTATTGGAAGCCAAGGCCCTCAAAAGCCCTACCGTTGAAACGGAGCACCTCATGCTCTCCATACTCAAGAACAAAGAAAACATAGCTACTCAAATTTTAAATCAATTCGACGTGGATTACGATTTATTCAGAAACGAGTTGGGTGTAGTTAAAAGCAATGATGTTCGCAGCGAATATGCCGATGAGAACGAAGATGACTTTGATGAGGAAAAGAAATATTCGCAACAGAAATCACGTGCCGCCGGTAATGCTAAAAGCAAAACACCCGTACTGGACAATTTTGGCCGTGATATAACCCGGCTGGCAGAAAGTGGTGCGCTGGACCCCATTGTAGGAAGGGAAGAAGAGATAGAGCGGGTGTCGCAGATACTTTCCCGTCGTAAAAAGAACAATCCCATCCTGATCGGTGAGCCCGGCGTGGGTAAGACCGCTATCGTGGAAGGACTGGCGCTGCGCATCGTACAGCGTAAAGTGTCCAGGGTATTGTTCGACAAACGTGTTATATCACTCGATCTTGCCGCACTCGTGGCAGGTACCAAATACCGTGGTCAGTTTGAAGAACGCATGAAAGCCATCATGAATGAACTGGAAAAGAACCGTGATGTCATCCTGTTCATTGATGAGATCCATACCATCGTAGGCGCCGGTGGCGCCAGTGGTTCACTGGATGCTTCCAACATCTTCAAGCCGGCCCTGGCAAGAGGCGAGCTCCAATGCATTGGCGCTTCTACACTCGATGAGTACCGCATGTACATCGAGAAAGATGGCGCGCTCGACCGCCGCTTCCAGAAAGTGATGGTAGAACCACCCAGCGTGGATGAGACCATCCAGATCCTTAACAACATCAAGTCTAAATACGAAGACTACCACAACGTTACTTACAACAACGAAGCCATTGATGCCTGCGTGAAGCTCAGCGACCGCTACATCACCGACCGTCTGCTGCCCGACAAGGCCATAGACGTGATGGATGAAGTAGGGGCCCGGGTACACCTCAAGAACATCAACGTGCCGAAAGAGATCCTTGACCTGGAAAAGAAGATCGAGGATGTGAAAGTGGAAAAGAACAAAGTGGTGAAGAGCCAGAAATTTGAAGAGGCCGCCTCACTCAGGGATACCGAAAAACGCCTGCAGGAAGAGCTGGAAAAAGCCAAGGCAAGCTGGGAAGAAGAAAGCAAGCACAAACGTTACCCCATTGATGAAGAAGCCATCGCCGAAGTGGTGAGCATGATGACCGGTATACCGGTGAAGAGAATGGTACAGGCCGAAACAGAGAAGCTGCGCAACATGACCATTGACATGCGCAACATGGTCGTAGGCCAGGACGATGCCATCCTCAAAGTAGTGAAAGCCATCCAGCGTAACAGGGTAGGGTTGAAAGATCCTAAAAAGCCCATCGGCACCTTCATCTTCCTCGGACCTACCGGGGTGGGTAAAACCGAGCTGGCAAGGGCGCTGGCCCGTTACATGTTCGACTCAGAAGATGCGCTCATCCGCATTGACATGAGCGAATACATGGAGAAATTCACCGTAAGCCGTTTAATTGGTGCGCCTCCCGGATACGTAGGATATGAAGAAGGTGGTCAGCTCACGGAGCGTGTACGCCGCAAACCATACTCGGTGATCCTGCTCGATGAGATCGAGAAAGCACACCCCGATATCTACAACATCCTGTTACAGGTACTGGACGACGGACAGTTGACCGATGGCCTGGGCCGGAGAGTAGACTTCAAGAATACGCTCATCATCATGACCTCCAACATTGGCGTACGCCAGTTGAAAGACTTTGGTGACGGCGTAGGGTTTGCCACCGCCTCCCGTACGCAGAATGCCGAAGAGAACAACAAAGCGGTCATCGAAAAGGCCCTCAAGAGGACCTTCTCTCCTGAGTTCCTGAACCGTATTGATGATGTAGTGATCTTCAACTCACTCCACAAGGAGCATATCTTCCTCATCATTGATATCCTCATGAAGGGCGTTATGAAGAGACTCTTAAGCCTCGGATTCAGCCTGGAGCTCACCGAAGAAGCCAAAAACTTCATCGCTGAAAAAGGATACGATCAGCAGTTTGGTGCACGTCCGCTGCACAGGGCCATCCAGAAATACCTGGAAGATCCTTTGGCAGAAGAGATCCTCAACCTGCACATCAAACAGGGCGATATCATGATCGCTGACCTCGATAAGGAAAAAACAAAGATCCTGTTCTCTTTAAAGGAACAACCCAAAGAGAAATCTGAAGCATAAACATTCGGATTCTACTATAAAAAAAACCCCTCCGCATCCCGGAGGGGTTTTTTCTTGTCAGGAGCGCTCTGCGAGACTTGCAGTCTCGCAGTTCTATTCCCGGGCTTTCAGCCCGATCAAAGCAAAAGCCCTTCGAAGCAAACGAATAATTAATAATCAGTAATCAACCCCCGTTTTCTTGATTAAGATCATACACTTTTATAATATAACTTGTCGTTAATACTACAAGTCCCTCTGTTTTTATCCTGTAAACAGGCCGTGGCATTTTCGCAATGCCGATCCCCCGCTTACAGATCAATGGTAAAATCCAATGCTTGTGACAAACAAGGTGACTTACGCGTAGTAGGTCCGGTAATCGTCCCCGCTACATTTTTAATGCCGCTCTGCCTGTGTAGAGCGGCATTATCTTTAACCCTGCATCTTGCTAACAGCTAATGGCTAATAGCTAATACCTAATTCCTGCTTTTCCTTAGCTTTGCGTAGTTACATCATGGAAAAAAAGATCATCATTACCATCGACGGCTGGTCGTCCTGCGGCAAAAGTACCCTCGCCAAGCAACTGGCGCGCGAACTGGGTTATGTATACATTGACAGTGGCGCCATGTACCGCGCCATTACCCTCTATTTTCTCCGCAATCATATTGACTGGACCAAACACAAGGCCGTTGAAGACGCCCTGAAAAAAATATCCCTCGAATTCCTTTCCAATCACAAGAACGGACAAAGCGAAATATACCTCAACGGGGAAAACGTGGAATACGTTATCCGCGACCTGGTTGTTGCAGAAAAAGTGAGCGAGGTGGCGGCCATCAAAGAAGTACGCCAGTTTGCCGTAAAGCAGCAACAATCCATGGGACGTAAAAAAGGCATCGTCATGGATGGACGTGATATCGGCACTGTGGTATTTCCCGATGCTGAACTAAAGATCTTCATGACGGCCGATAATGCCATCCGCGTGGAGCGGCGTTTCCGCGAGTTGTACGACAAGAATCCCAACATCACCATAGAGGAAGTAAAGTCTAACCTGGAAATGCGCGACTACATTGACTCGCACCGCGAAATAAGTCCGCTGCGCCAGGCAGATGATGCGCTCCTGCTCGACAACTCCAAACTCACCATGCGCGAGCAACTGGACATTGGGCTGGGCTGGGTAAAAGAACGGCTCAGTTCTTAACGATAAAGGCAAACCGGTCTTTCAGCGTCAGGAACCGCTTTTCAAACAAATGATAGGAAAGCATACTGAGGCCTATCGTGATCAGCAGGGCTGCTACGCCCTGGGCAATATTCACCAGTACGGAGAACTCATTGGCGCCTGCCTGCCTGAACAGGACCAGGGCAGCATAAATACCAATAAAGTGCAGGCAGTACAGGCCGTACGTATAAATGCCCATACTGGTCATTCTTTTAAATTGGGAGAACTTATAAAAAGAACGTTGGGAGAAATTTTGCTCTACAATGATCAGCCCGAAGAACAGGGCAATGATCAATCTTTCGGGTATGGTCATAACGCCCGCATAAAACAGCTTGCGGCGCAGGATAAATAAACCGGCCGCCACTACATAGATCCCGATGATCTGCCAGCGGGGTAGGTGGGTGACCCACCGCAGGAAAGGGCTGTCATAGGAAGTATAATAAGCCATCAATCCACCCAGCGCCATATCACCAATAACGGCAAACGTATTAAAATACAGAACGGCTGGTTCATTATAATGCACCGCCCGGAATACCAGCGAGCCGGCCAGGATGGCCAGGCAGGCATACTTAAAATAGCG includes:
- a CDS encoding GNAT family N-acetyltransferase, translated to MKSIQHLTRNQVDTTKWDQCVQAAPNGLIYAYAFYLDHMAAHWDALVLGDYEAVMPLPWKKKWGIKYLYWVPFTQQMGVFSVKEPAALLVPHFLQAMQGHFKYGEVFLNYDNTGVASAAVHTNFILPLQADYAVIRKGYKTDFIKKNLDKINTSSLYYEPVPEPATALQAYRQAYQDKIGVIKPAEYQQFEQLALVAQQQGWLLLRGVKGKDGHWLATALLLRKNNRLHLLLSTTLPEGRKVFANHFLIDQLIREFAGSGIIFDFEGSDIPGIAHFYKGFGSVNQPYFVYRFNALPWWIAFLLSKQTNN
- a CDS encoding 2-C-methyl-D-erythritol 4-phosphate cytidylyltransferase, producing MKKYAVIVAGGSGMRMGTMVPKQFLPLQGKPVLWYTLTAFLDAFPDLEIILVLPEAHLQTGQDILRSTYAPDRIWMTVGGETRFHSVRNGLSHIHQHSIVFVHDGVRCLLTPQLIRRCCQMAQERGNAIPSITAVDSIRIETFDGNEFIDRSKVRIIQTPQTFYSDIVKAAFEQEYEESFTDEASVVERLGVKIHLIEGEATNIKITHPIDVLIAEKILEEREMGI
- a CDS encoding STAS domain-containing protein, with translation MQVKIDTKQKFHAITITEPVLSANMTAELDECLLPFLQNDVKNVVLIVKDIHEVDDAAGEYLLKVQQTFYEQGASFVICELQPAVEDSLEKAGILELMNVTPTESEAWDIVQMEEIERELLGGE
- a CDS encoding ATP-dependent Clp protease ATP-binding subunit, with protein sequence MDNNFSAQVKEIISFSREEALRLGNDFIGTEHLLLGLIREGENTAVRILKSFNVDLYELRKEVELAVKDKTGKNIANINSLPLTKQAEKVIRVTVLEAKALKSPTVETEHLMLSILKNKENIATQILNQFDVDYDLFRNELGVVKSNDVRSEYADENEDDFDEEKKYSQQKSRAAGNAKSKTPVLDNFGRDITRLAESGALDPIVGREEEIERVSQILSRRKKNNPILIGEPGVGKTAIVEGLALRIVQRKVSRVLFDKRVISLDLAALVAGTKYRGQFEERMKAIMNELEKNRDVILFIDEIHTIVGAGGASGSLDASNIFKPALARGELQCIGASTLDEYRMYIEKDGALDRRFQKVMVEPPSVDETIQILNNIKSKYEDYHNVTYNNEAIDACVKLSDRYITDRLLPDKAIDVMDEVGARVHLKNINVPKEILDLEKKIEDVKVEKNKVVKSQKFEEAASLRDTEKRLQEELEKAKASWEEESKHKRYPIDEEAIAEVVSMMTGIPVKRMVQAETEKLRNMTIDMRNMVVGQDDAILKVVKAIQRNRVGLKDPKKPIGTFIFLGPTGVGKTELARALARYMFDSEDALIRIDMSEYMEKFTVSRLIGAPPGYVGYEEGGQLTERVRRKPYSVILLDEIEKAHPDIYNILLQVLDDGQLTDGLGRRVDFKNTLIIMTSNIGVRQLKDFGDGVGFATASRTQNAEENNKAVIEKALKRTFSPEFLNRIDDVVIFNSLHKEHIFLIIDILMKGVMKRLLSLGFSLELTEEAKNFIAEKGYDQQFGARPLHRAIQKYLEDPLAEEILNLHIKQGDIMIADLDKEKTKILFSLKEQPKEKSEA
- the cmk gene encoding (d)CMP kinase, with product MEKKIIITIDGWSSCGKSTLAKQLARELGYVYIDSGAMYRAITLYFLRNHIDWTKHKAVEDALKKISLEFLSNHKNGQSEIYLNGENVEYVIRDLVVAEKVSEVAAIKEVRQFAVKQQQSMGRKKGIVMDGRDIGTVVFPDAELKIFMTADNAIRVERRFRELYDKNPNITIEEVKSNLEMRDYIDSHREISPLRQADDALLLDNSKLTMREQLDIGLGWVKERLSS
- a CDS encoding acyltransferase family protein yields the protein MSLTPRPQAHAVADVPQPTVIPMPHAKKAKVFFPNLDGLRFVCFFLVFLFHINKTTVEHYQANNLEVPAFFKVFSLLFQNGNLGVNFFFVLSGFLITFLLIREKEYTGKIHVGHFYMRRILRIWPLFYLCVFIGFVVFPSVAHLIGMNAAEHARPVYYLTFLNNFDVIQTGHPNSLILGILWSIAIEEQFYLTWPLLLSLLPLRYFKYACLAILAGSLVFRAVHYNEPAVLYFNTFAVIGDMALGGLMAYYTSYDSPFLRWVTHLPRWQIIGIYVVAAGLFILRRKLFYAGVMTIPERLIIALFFGLIIVEQNFSQRSFYKFSQFKRMTSMGIYTYGLYCLHFIGIYAALVLFRQAGANEFSVLVNIAQGVAALLITIGLSMLSYHLFEKRFLTLKDRFAFIVKN